The following are encoded together in the Nocardioides okcheonensis genome:
- a CDS encoding helix-turn-helix transcriptional regulator: MEFTRTAATPDGDAPTRDRVARTILENGPSTAAELAARLDLTPAAVRRHLDQLADDGVVEARDQKVYGTRGRGRPAKVFALTESGRDSFDQQYDDLAAQALRFLAESQGEDAVAEFARRRVAFIERDYAAVVEADPDLSPAEALARVFSQQGYAASVRHLPVVGEQLCQQHCPVSHVAHEFPQLCEAETAAIGAVLGTHVQRLATIAHGDGVCTTCIPQTPRSQKTTEKEKA, encoded by the coding sequence GTGGAATTCACCAGGACGGCTGCGACCCCCGACGGGGACGCACCCACGCGCGACCGCGTGGCGCGCACGATCCTGGAGAACGGTCCGTCGACCGCCGCGGAGCTCGCCGCCCGGCTCGACCTCACCCCGGCCGCCGTGCGCCGCCACCTCGACCAGCTCGCCGACGACGGCGTCGTCGAGGCCCGCGACCAGAAGGTCTACGGCACCCGCGGTCGCGGCCGCCCGGCCAAGGTGTTCGCGCTGACCGAGTCGGGGCGCGACAGCTTCGACCAGCAGTACGACGACCTCGCCGCCCAGGCGCTGCGCTTCCTCGCCGAGTCCCAGGGCGAGGACGCGGTGGCCGAGTTCGCGCGCCGCCGGGTCGCGTTCATCGAGCGCGACTACGCCGCGGTGGTCGAGGCCGACCCGGACCTCTCGCCGGCCGAGGCGCTGGCGCGGGTGTTCAGCCAGCAGGGCTACGCCGCGTCGGTGCGGCACCTGCCGGTCGTGGGGGAGCAGCTGTGCCAGCAGCACTGCCCGGTCTCCCACGTCGCCCACGAGTTCCCCCAGCTCTGCGAGGCCGAGACCGCCGCCATCGGCGCGGTCCTCGGCACCCACGTCCAGCGGCTGGCGACCATCGCCCACGGCGACGGCGTCTGCACGACCTGCATCCCCCAGACCCCCCGGTCCCAGAAGACCACCGAGAAGGAGAAGGCATGA
- a CDS encoding laminin G domain-containing protein, which yields MRRAGPALAALGAAALCGLVLAAPTANGQDARAVSARLAPVTTLALELDEPAGSTVAADSSGLGHDAAIGSHVRMRGGYATIDRHSPDEGIYYGTDHLITVPDAADGSLDPGAGSFTVEIRYRSTVKFGNVIQKGQAKTAGGQVKFQQPKGVISCMFKSPSGQAAIGSKTPLNDGQWHVVRCERTSTQVTMYVDGEFRNRIRKNTGTIDNNKPWTIGGKLDCDTSDPTVGADSCDYFAGDVDYVRLVKG from the coding sequence ATGAGGAGAGCAGGACCGGCGCTCGCGGCGCTGGGAGCAGCGGCGCTGTGCGGCCTCGTGCTGGCGGCACCGACCGCCAACGGACAGGACGCCAGGGCCGTCTCGGCGCGGCTGGCGCCCGTCACCACCCTCGCGCTCGAGCTCGACGAGCCGGCCGGGTCCACGGTCGCGGCGGACTCGTCCGGGCTGGGGCACGACGCGGCGATCGGCAGCCACGTGCGGATGCGGGGCGGCTACGCCACCATCGACCGGCACTCGCCGGACGAGGGCATCTACTACGGCACGGACCACCTGATCACGGTCCCCGACGCCGCCGACGGCTCGCTGGATCCCGGCGCCGGGAGCTTCACGGTCGAGATCCGCTACCGCTCGACGGTGAAGTTCGGCAACGTGATCCAGAAGGGCCAGGCCAAGACCGCTGGCGGCCAGGTGAAGTTCCAGCAGCCGAAGGGCGTCATCAGCTGCATGTTCAAGTCGCCCAGCGGACAGGCCGCGATCGGGTCCAAGACCCCGCTCAACGACGGCCAGTGGCACGTCGTGCGCTGTGAGCGCACGTCCACCCAGGTGACGATGTACGTGGACGGCGAGTTCCGCAACCGGATCCGCAAGAACACCGGCACCATCGACAACAACAAGCCGTGGACCATCGGCGGCAAGCTCGACTGCGACACCAGCGACCCGACCGTGGGCGCCGACAGCTGCGACTACTTCGCGGGTGACGTCGACTACGTCCGGCTCGTCAAGGGCTGA
- a CDS encoding ABC transporter ATP-binding protein, which translates to MPSASPAVEIDGLVMTYGDKVAVDGLGLTVDRGTITAVLGPNGAGKTTTLETCEGYRAPQQGTVRVLGLDPQRDRAALLPRIGVMLQAGGAWSGVRAREMLDHMASLHARPLDTGLLSDRLGLADCGRTPYRRLSGGQQQRLGLAIALVGRPELVFVDEPTAGMDPQARRTTWELLEELRGDGVTVVLTTHHMDEAERLADRIHIIDHGRVIATGTPSELTRGGRSATIRLVVNRPFPDGAPESLRAELGPDTEVRQLDEVSMLIHGPADSMTLGRVSRWCEDHDVLPESLHLGQRNLEDVFLDLTGRELAP; encoded by the coding sequence GTGCCATCCGCGTCCCCCGCCGTCGAGATCGACGGCCTGGTGATGACGTACGGCGACAAGGTCGCCGTCGACGGGCTGGGCCTCACCGTGGACCGCGGCACGATCACCGCCGTCCTGGGCCCCAACGGTGCCGGCAAGACCACGACGCTCGAGACCTGTGAGGGCTACCGCGCCCCGCAGCAGGGCACCGTGCGCGTGCTCGGCCTCGACCCGCAGCGCGACCGCGCCGCCCTGCTGCCCCGCATCGGCGTGATGCTGCAGGCCGGTGGTGCGTGGAGCGGCGTCCGGGCCCGCGAGATGCTCGACCACATGGCGTCGCTCCATGCCCGCCCGCTCGACACCGGGCTGCTCAGCGACCGCCTCGGCCTCGCCGACTGCGGCCGTACGCCCTACCGCCGGCTCTCCGGTGGCCAGCAGCAGCGCCTCGGCCTGGCGATCGCGCTGGTCGGTCGCCCGGAGCTGGTCTTCGTGGACGAGCCCACCGCCGGCATGGACCCGCAGGCCCGACGCACGACGTGGGAGCTCCTCGAGGAGCTGCGCGGCGACGGCGTCACGGTCGTGCTGACCACCCACCACATGGACGAGGCCGAGCGCCTCGCCGACCGGATCCACATCATCGACCACGGCCGGGTGATCGCCACCGGGACGCCCTCCGAGCTGACCCGCGGCGGCCGCTCCGCCACGATCCGCCTCGTCGTCAACCGGCCCTTCCCCGACGGCGCCCCCGAGTCGCTGCGCGCCGAGCTCGGTCCCGACACGGAGGTCCGACAGCTCGACGAGGTGAGCATGCTCATCCACGGTCCCGCCGACTCGATGACGCTCGGCCGCGTGTCACGCTGGTGCGAGGACCACGACGTGCTGCCCGAGTCGCTGCACCTCGGCCAGCGCAACCTCGAGGACGTCTTCCTCGACCTCACCGGACGGGAGCTCGCCCCGTGA
- a CDS encoding ABC transporter permease produces MSTFTPAPGGAPLARMVRAQARMEARLMLRNGEQLLLAVVIPVIVLVAGVAGAGRIGIDLEGHRPVDVLTPGVLALAVMSTAFTSVAIATGFERRYGVIKLLGSSPLPRHGLLLGKVLALLSVVALQLVVLVAVGLLLGWDPDLTHPLTSLAALVLAVALGTAAFAALGLFVAGLLRAEATLALANLVYLLLMAGGGVVLPTSSYGAAAPLIAWLPSSALGEAMREAGLHAAVDVRSLLVLAAWALVGTLLTARTFKWE; encoded by the coding sequence GTGAGCACCTTCACCCCCGCCCCGGGAGGGGCTCCCCTGGCCCGCATGGTGCGGGCGCAGGCCCGGATGGAGGCGCGGCTGATGCTGCGCAACGGTGAGCAGCTCCTGCTCGCCGTGGTCATCCCGGTGATCGTGCTGGTGGCCGGCGTCGCCGGCGCGGGGCGGATCGGGATCGACCTCGAGGGTCACCGCCCCGTCGACGTGCTGACCCCCGGCGTCCTCGCCCTCGCGGTGATGTCGACCGCCTTCACCTCGGTCGCGATCGCCACCGGCTTCGAGCGCCGCTACGGCGTCATCAAGCTGCTCGGCTCGTCACCGCTCCCCCGCCACGGGCTGCTCCTCGGCAAGGTCCTCGCGCTGCTCAGCGTGGTGGCCCTCCAGCTCGTCGTGCTGGTCGCGGTCGGGCTCCTGCTCGGGTGGGACCCGGACCTGACCCACCCGCTGACCTCACTGGCGGCACTGGTCCTCGCCGTCGCGCTGGGCACCGCCGCCTTCGCCGCCCTCGGCCTGTTCGTCGCCGGGCTGCTGCGCGCCGAGGCCACCCTCGCGCTCGCGAACCTGGTCTACCTCCTCCTCATGGCGGGAGGCGGCGTGGTGCTGCCGACGAGCTCCTACGGCGCGGCCGCCCCGCTGATCGCGTGGCTCCCGTCCTCGGCCCTGGGCGAGGCGATGCGCGAGGCCGGGCTGCACGCCGCGGTGGACGTCCGCTCCCTGCTCGTGCTGGCCGCCTGGGCGCTCGTCGGCACGCTCCTCACGGCCCGTACCTTCAAGTGGGAATGA
- a CDS encoding COX15/CtaA family protein, with protein sequence MTDLLRRLSRFLWPLAVANLIANIGIVVTGGAVRLTGSGLGCPTWPRCTDSSYVPHGELGVHGAIEFGNRMLTFALTAVAIACFLAALGARHRRATRLSFVIGLGIPLQAVIGGITVLTDLNPWIVSGHFLLSMAMIMVCVALLDELRSPDRPAAPPLPRALAWSTLAAGWVVLYLGTVVTGAGPHAGDTDSPRNGLDPSTVSHLHAYAVYVLVALTVALLVVALRGGHRWLATVTALVLLVEVLQGVLGWVQYWLDLPVLLVALHMLGAGLLAAGLARAALAVLPHHAAREARPDAEHQADPATRLP encoded by the coding sequence ATGACTGACCTGCTCCGCCGGCTCTCCCGGTTCCTCTGGCCGCTCGCGGTGGCCAACCTGATCGCCAACATCGGCATCGTCGTGACCGGCGGCGCCGTCCGCCTCACCGGCTCGGGGCTCGGCTGCCCGACCTGGCCGCGCTGCACCGACTCCTCGTACGTCCCGCACGGCGAGCTGGGCGTCCACGGCGCCATCGAGTTCGGCAACCGGATGCTCACCTTCGCCCTGACCGCGGTCGCGATCGCGTGCTTCCTCGCCGCGCTGGGCGCCCGTCACCGGCGCGCGACCCGGCTGTCGTTCGTGATCGGGCTCGGCATCCCGCTCCAGGCGGTGATCGGCGGCATCACGGTGCTGACCGACCTGAACCCGTGGATCGTGTCGGGGCACTTCCTGCTGTCGATGGCGATGATCATGGTCTGCGTGGCGCTCCTCGACGAGCTCCGCAGCCCGGACCGCCCGGCGGCCCCGCCGCTCCCCCGCGCCCTCGCCTGGTCCACGCTGGCCGCCGGGTGGGTCGTCCTCTACCTCGGCACCGTCGTCACGGGTGCCGGCCCCCACGCCGGCGACACGGACTCCCCGCGCAACGGGCTCGACCCCTCGACCGTGTCTCACCTGCACGCCTACGCCGTCTACGTCCTCGTCGCGCTCACCGTGGCGCTGCTCGTCGTCGCGCTGCGCGGCGGCCACCGGTGGCTGGCGACCGTCACCGCGCTCGTGCTGCTGGTCGAGGTGCTGCAGGGCGTGCTGGGCTGGGTGCAGTACTGGCTGGACCTGCCGGTCCTGCTCGTCGCGCTGCACATGCTCGGCGCGGGGCTGCTCGCGGCCGGGCTCGCCCGCGCGGCCCTCGCGGTGCTGCCGCACCACGCCGCGCGCGAGGCACGCCCCGACGCTGAGCACCAGGCCGACCCGGCAACCCGGCTCCCGTAG
- a CDS encoding LysR family transcriptional regulator has protein sequence MSTLDLRQLRSVVEVAQQRSFTRAAQRMHVAQQALSQQVRNVEDQVGVQLFLRTARGVEPTAAGEVFVEEARRVLTGVDRLVQRTRAAAEGLSGTLRVAYSLATVYETLPRLLEALRDATPDVRVEEREMVASEMEQALLDGRADVALCPRAVVGAGIDRVEVRREELVFAVGADHPWATREVVPLAELADERLVVWGRDTAPGYHDAVLASCRQAGFEPHVGEPSSGATVWGAIANGAGVGLVVTSIAVGLPRGLALVRIEPPVPRLTIDLLWAHEDATPLVARVRTIAEQLAHRW, from the coding sequence GTGAGCACCCTGGACCTGAGGCAGCTGCGCTCGGTGGTCGAGGTGGCCCAGCAGCGCAGCTTCACCCGGGCGGCGCAGCGGATGCACGTGGCGCAGCAGGCCCTGTCGCAACAGGTCCGCAACGTCGAGGACCAGGTCGGGGTCCAGCTCTTCCTGCGCACCGCCCGCGGCGTCGAGCCCACGGCCGCCGGCGAGGTCTTCGTCGAGGAGGCGCGGCGGGTGCTCACCGGGGTCGACCGACTGGTGCAGCGCACCCGGGCGGCCGCCGAGGGCCTGAGCGGGACCCTGCGCGTCGCGTACTCGCTCGCCACCGTGTACGAGACGCTGCCCCGCCTGCTGGAGGCGCTGCGGGACGCGACGCCCGACGTGCGGGTCGAGGAGCGGGAGATGGTCGCCAGCGAGATGGAGCAGGCCCTGCTCGACGGACGGGCCGACGTCGCGCTGTGCCCCCGCGCGGTCGTCGGTGCGGGGATCGACCGCGTCGAGGTCCGGCGCGAGGAGCTGGTGTTCGCCGTCGGCGCCGACCACCCCTGGGCCACCAGGGAGGTGGTGCCGCTGGCCGAGCTGGCGGACGAGAGGCTGGTCGTGTGGGGGCGGGACACGGCTCCGGGCTACCACGACGCCGTCCTGGCCAGCTGCCGGCAGGCGGGGTTCGAGCCGCACGTCGGCGAGCCGTCCAGCGGGGCGACCGTGTGGGGCGCCATCGCCAACGGCGCAGGCGTCGGGCTCGTCGTCACCTCGATCGCGGTCGGCCTGCCGCGCGGACTGGCGCTCGTGCGGATCGAGCCGCCCGTCCCTCGGCTCACCATCGACCTGCTGTGGGCGCACGAGGACGCCACCCCGCTCGTGGCGCGGGTCCGCACGATCGCGGAGCAGCTGGCCCACCGCTGGTAG
- a CDS encoding type 1 glutamine amidotransferase domain-containing protein: MTHSDLNPVDPGRPRRAALVIANGAVSTSIGWPVGFWWSELTHPHYLFREAGWEVDLYSPDGGPCVPDAMSDPDDPSQWQAEDQISRGYKFDPRFTAQVASTRAVRDLDVDAYDTLVVAGGQSPMFTFEAATDLHEVFSAFHATGKVTAALCHGTAILAFAKAPDGSPLVAGRTVTGFPNVEEDAADRMTWEAGLLPEGRTIMPWRIEDSLKDLGANYIQAGPFRSFAVRDGNLVTGQQNFSGAETARLVIEAVGR; this comes from the coding sequence ATGACCCACAGCGACCTCAACCCCGTCGATCCCGGGCGTCCCCGACGAGCCGCCCTCGTCATCGCCAACGGTGCGGTGTCCACCTCGATCGGTTGGCCGGTCGGCTTCTGGTGGTCCGAGCTGACCCACCCGCACTACCTGTTCCGCGAGGCAGGCTGGGAGGTCGACCTGTACTCGCCCGACGGCGGGCCGTGCGTCCCGGACGCGATGAGTGATCCGGACGATCCGTCGCAGTGGCAGGCCGAGGACCAGATCTCGCGGGGCTACAAGTTCGACCCCCGGTTCACCGCGCAGGTGGCGTCGACGCGCGCCGTCCGGGACCTCGACGTGGATGCCTACGACACGCTCGTCGTCGCCGGCGGCCAGTCGCCCATGTTCACCTTCGAGGCCGCGACCGACCTGCACGAGGTGTTCAGCGCCTTCCACGCCACCGGCAAGGTCACCGCCGCGCTGTGCCACGGGACGGCGATCCTCGCCTTCGCCAAGGCCCCGGACGGCTCGCCCCTCGTCGCCGGGAGGACCGTGACCGGCTTCCCCAACGTCGAGGAGGACGCAGCGGACCGGATGACGTGGGAGGCGGGCCTGCTGCCGGAGGGACGCACGATCATGCCGTGGCGCATCGAGGACTCGCTCAAGGACCTGGGCGCCAACTACATCCAGGCCGGACCGTTCCGCTCCTTCGCCGTGCGCGACGGCAACCTCGTGACCGGCCAGCAGAACTTCTCCGGCGCCGAGACCGCACGGCTCGTCATCGAGGCTGTCGGTCGATGA
- a CDS encoding low temperature requirement protein A: MSGTRDEQRVTPLELFFDLVFVFALTQVTGYLGAGESWGNVLQGIGILLALWWAWVAYAWVANAAGSEDGPARVALLAAVAAMLVVSLAVPDAFGASAVWFAGGLLVVRLLHLSLYWILGRHDAGLRAVLRRLAVPLSVGPALLVAGALLDGPLRATAWVAALAVDYTGPVRSAGEGSRVAPGHFAERFGLIVIVALGESIVSIGVGADGAPLDLGLVTAAVVAAVAAAALWWAYFDVTALAVERRFASASPSEQVRVARDCYMYLHTLTVLGIILFALGVKKTLAHVDEPLSVVAAAALCGGVALYLVSLAAFRRRGTGTLPAARVGAAAVLVLAAPLATRVDATAALAVVASVLVALVAHETVRERELRHDLRART, encoded by the coding sequence ATGAGCGGCACGCGGGACGAGCAGCGGGTCACTCCCCTCGAGCTGTTCTTCGACCTCGTGTTCGTGTTCGCCCTCACGCAGGTCACCGGCTACCTCGGTGCCGGTGAGTCGTGGGGCAACGTCCTGCAGGGCATCGGGATCCTCCTCGCCCTGTGGTGGGCGTGGGTGGCCTACGCGTGGGTGGCCAACGCGGCCGGGTCGGAGGACGGTCCAGCTCGCGTGGCGCTCCTCGCCGCCGTGGCGGCGATGCTGGTGGTCTCGCTGGCGGTGCCGGACGCGTTCGGCGCCAGCGCCGTGTGGTTCGCGGGTGGCCTCCTCGTGGTCCGGTTGCTGCACCTGTCGCTCTACTGGATCCTCGGGCGCCACGACGCGGGGCTGCGCGCCGTCCTGCGTCGCCTGGCGGTGCCGTTGTCGGTCGGCCCGGCGCTGCTGGTCGCGGGCGCCCTGCTCGACGGTCCCCTGCGTGCGACCGCGTGGGTCGCCGCCCTGGCCGTCGACTACACCGGCCCCGTCCGCAGCGCCGGCGAGGGCTCACGGGTCGCGCCCGGCCACTTCGCCGAGCGGTTCGGCCTGATCGTCATCGTCGCGCTCGGCGAGTCGATCGTGTCCATCGGTGTCGGCGCGGACGGCGCGCCCCTGGACCTCGGGCTCGTCACGGCCGCGGTGGTGGCCGCCGTCGCGGCGGCGGCCCTGTGGTGGGCGTACTTCGACGTCACCGCCCTCGCCGTCGAGCGGCGTTTCGCGTCGGCCTCCCCGTCCGAGCAGGTGCGGGTGGCGCGGGACTGCTACATGTACCTCCACACCCTCACGGTGCTGGGCATCATCCTGTTCGCGCTCGGCGTGAAGAAGACCCTCGCCCACGTGGACGAGCCGCTCAGCGTCGTCGCGGCGGCCGCGCTCTGCGGAGGGGTCGCGCTCTACCTGGTCTCGCTCGCTGCGTTCCGGCGCCGCGGCACCGGGACGCTGCCGGCAGCACGCGTGGGTGCGGCCGCGGTGCTGGTGCTCGCGGCCCCCCTCGCCACCCGCGTCGACGCCACGGCGGCGCTGGCGGTCGTGGCGTCCGTCCTCGTCGCGCTGGTCGCCCATGAGACCGTCCGCGAACGGGAGCTGCGCCACGACCTGCGCGCGAGGACCTGA
- a CDS encoding class F sortase, whose amino-acid sequence MRRTALAVAAALLAIPVTGAGAAHAAPDRLRIARTGTNATVVEVPSRGNTLAVGNQLRGTVYTWSQGDPPCDPTGSTVYAGHAWRAGNGVADRWGRLRKGDRISVGGCRFEVTRREFWSADRRMGSLYSVSGPPRIVLVACKADDYSRRTVVFARKLGPRHVAAARVAGP is encoded by the coding sequence GTGCGCCGCACCGCCCTCGCGGTGGCGGCCGCACTGCTCGCGATACCGGTGACCGGTGCGGGGGCGGCGCACGCCGCCCCCGACCGGCTCCGGATCGCTCGCACCGGCACCAACGCCACCGTCGTGGAGGTGCCCTCGCGCGGCAACACGCTCGCGGTGGGCAACCAGCTCCGCGGGACCGTCTACACCTGGTCGCAGGGCGACCCGCCGTGCGACCCGACCGGCAGCACCGTCTACGCCGGTCACGCCTGGCGGGCCGGCAACGGCGTCGCCGACCGCTGGGGGCGCCTGCGCAAGGGCGACCGGATCAGCGTCGGCGGCTGCCGCTTCGAGGTGACCCGCCGCGAGTTCTGGTCGGCGGACCGACGGATGGGCTCGCTCTACTCGGTCTCCGGCCCGCCGCGGATCGTGCTGGTGGCCTGCAAGGCCGACGACTACTCGCGCCGCACGGTCGTCTTCGCGCGCAAGCTCGGCCCGCGCCACGTCGCGGCGGCACGGGTCGCCGGTCCCTAG
- a CDS encoding heme o synthase has protein sequence MADGPKTWRDVVAAYVGLTKPRVIELLLLTTVPVMFFAERGIPALGLVAATVVGGALSAGSASAYNCVYDRDIDEQMRRTRRRALPRHIVSPVSALVFATVLAVLSTVVLALWVNYLSAALSVLANAFYVFVYTMLLKRRTTQNIVWGGLAGCFPALIGWTAVTGELAWTPVVLFLVVFFWTPPHTWALALRYREDYRNVDVPMLPVVKPAAEVGRQVVVYSWVMVATSLLLWPVAGTSVVYPVAAAVLGAVFLVEAHRMWARARSSEVLAEINPMRLFHASNLYLSLLFVAVALDPLLVR, from the coding sequence CTGGCCGACGGCCCCAAGACCTGGCGCGACGTCGTCGCTGCCTACGTCGGCCTCACCAAGCCGCGGGTCATCGAGCTGCTGCTGCTGACCACCGTGCCGGTGATGTTCTTCGCCGAGCGCGGCATCCCGGCGCTCGGGCTCGTCGCCGCGACCGTGGTCGGTGGCGCGCTGTCCGCGGGCTCCGCGTCGGCCTACAACTGCGTCTACGACCGCGACATCGACGAGCAGATGCGTCGGACGCGACGACGGGCCCTGCCGCGCCACATCGTCTCGCCGGTCTCGGCGCTCGTCTTCGCGACCGTGCTCGCCGTGCTGTCGACGGTGGTGCTGGCCCTGTGGGTCAACTACCTCTCGGCGGCCCTGTCCGTGCTCGCGAACGCGTTCTACGTGTTCGTCTACACGATGCTGCTCAAGCGCCGCACGACCCAGAACATCGTCTGGGGCGGGCTGGCCGGCTGCTTCCCGGCCCTGATCGGCTGGACGGCGGTCACCGGCGAGCTGGCCTGGACCCCCGTCGTGCTGTTCCTCGTGGTGTTCTTCTGGACGCCGCCGCACACCTGGGCGCTGGCGCTGCGCTATCGCGAGGACTACCGCAACGTCGACGTCCCGATGCTCCCGGTCGTGAAGCCTGCCGCCGAGGTGGGCCGTCAGGTCGTCGTCTACAGCTGGGTGATGGTGGCGACGTCGCTGCTGCTCTGGCCGGTCGCGGGGACCAGCGTGGTCTACCCGGTCGCGGCCGCTGTGCTCGGTGCGGTCTTCCTCGTCGAGGCACACCGCATGTGGGCCCGTGCGCGGAGCTCCGAGGTGCTCGCCGAGATCAACCCGATGCGGTTGTTCCACGCCTCCAACCTCTACCTCTCGCTGCTCTTCGTCGCGGTCGCGCTGGACCCCCTGCTGGTGCGCTGA
- the tkt gene encoding transketolase, which produces MPATLEWDEIDALAVDTARVLAMDSVQKVGNGHPGTAMSLAPVAYLLFQKVMRHDPADPEWAARDRFVLSCGHSSITLYTQLFLGGFGLELDDLKALRTWGSKTPGHPELGHTAGVEVTTGPLGQGVGNAVGMALSARRVHGMLDTDAAPGEGLFDHQVYVLASDGDLQEGVSSEASSIAGTQKLGNLTVVYDRNRISIEGDTDIAFTEDVAKRYEAYGWHVQTVDWTNGGTDYVEDVPALYAAVRKAHGVTDQPSLIVLDTVIAWPAPNAQGTEAAHGSALGADEVAATKKVLGFDPDQTFEVPPSVLERTRGLRERGAAWGAEWDEKYATWAEAHPESAELLHRLKRREMPTELAATIPTFPADEKGVATRSASGKVINALAPLLPELWGGSADLAGSNNTTITSAPSVGPEVAEVGDWSTDPHAGRVLHFGIREHGMGAIMNGIAADRLTRVFGGTFLTFSDYMRGSVRVAALSKLPVTYVWTHDSIGLGEDGPTHQPIEHLAALRAMPGLDVVRPADANETAAAWQAILSHTDRPAALALTRQNVPVFPRGEDGFAPVEGVERGAYVLVEADKGTPDVILIGTGSEVQLAVEARTMLAADGIDARVVSMPCMEWFDDQDQAYRDTVLPPTVKARVSVEAGVKQGWREVVGDQGRIISIDHYGASADYARIYSEFGITAQAVADAARDTVAVVRA; this is translated from the coding sequence CTGCCCGCCACCCTCGAGTGGGACGAGATCGATGCCTTGGCCGTCGACACCGCCCGCGTGCTGGCGATGGACTCGGTGCAGAAGGTCGGCAACGGCCACCCCGGCACCGCGATGAGCCTCGCCCCGGTCGCGTACCTGCTGTTCCAGAAGGTGATGCGCCACGACCCCGCCGACCCCGAGTGGGCGGCGCGCGACCGCTTCGTGCTGTCGTGCGGCCACTCCAGCATCACGCTCTACACCCAGCTCTTCCTCGGCGGCTTCGGCCTCGAGCTCGACGACCTCAAGGCGCTGCGCACCTGGGGCTCGAAGACCCCCGGTCACCCCGAGCTCGGCCACACCGCCGGCGTCGAGGTCACCACCGGACCGCTCGGACAGGGCGTCGGCAACGCGGTCGGCATGGCGCTCTCGGCCCGCCGGGTGCACGGCATGCTCGACACCGACGCCGCCCCCGGCGAGGGGCTCTTCGACCACCAGGTCTACGTCCTCGCCTCCGACGGCGACCTCCAGGAGGGCGTCAGCTCCGAGGCCAGCTCGATCGCCGGCACGCAGAAGCTCGGCAACCTGACGGTCGTCTACGACCGCAACCGGATCTCGATCGAGGGCGACACCGACATCGCCTTCACCGAGGACGTCGCGAAGCGCTACGAGGCCTACGGCTGGCACGTCCAGACCGTCGACTGGACCAACGGAGGCACCGACTACGTCGAGGACGTGCCGGCGCTCTACGCCGCGGTCCGCAAGGCCCACGGCGTCACCGACCAGCCCTCACTGATCGTCCTCGACACCGTCATCGCCTGGCCCGCCCCCAACGCCCAGGGCACCGAGGCCGCCCACGGCAGCGCCCTCGGCGCCGACGAGGTCGCCGCGACCAAGAAGGTCCTCGGGTTCGACCCCGACCAGACCTTCGAGGTGCCGCCCTCGGTCCTCGAGCGCACGCGCGGGCTGCGCGAGCGTGGCGCCGCCTGGGGTGCGGAGTGGGACGAGAAGTACGCCACCTGGGCCGAGGCCCACCCGGAGTCGGCCGAGCTGCTCCACCGGCTCAAGCGTCGCGAGATGCCCACCGAGCTGGCCGCGACGATCCCGACGTTCCCCGCCGACGAGAAGGGCGTCGCGACCCGGTCGGCCTCCGGCAAGGTCATCAACGCCCTCGCGCCGCTGCTGCCCGAGCTGTGGGGCGGCTCGGCCGACCTCGCCGGCTCCAACAACACCACCATCACCAGCGCACCGTCCGTCGGCCCCGAGGTCGCCGAGGTCGGCGACTGGAGCACCGATCCGCACGCCGGGCGCGTGCTGCACTTCGGCATCCGCGAGCACGGCATGGGCGCGATCATGAACGGGATCGCCGCCGACCGGCTGACCCGCGTCTTCGGCGGCACCTTCCTCACGTTCTCCGACTACATGCGCGGCTCCGTGCGCGTGGCGGCGCTCAGCAAGCTGCCGGTCACCTACGTGTGGACCCACGACTCGATCGGCCTCGGCGAGGACGGGCCGACCCACCAGCCCATCGAGCACCTCGCCGCGCTGCGCGCCATGCCCGGCCTCGACGTCGTACGCCCCGCAGACGCCAACGAGACCGCGGCCGCCTGGCAGGCGATCCTCAGCCACACCGACCGCCCGGCCGCGCTCGCGCTGACCCGTCAGAACGTCCCGGTCTTCCCGCGCGGCGAGGACGGCTTCGCCCCGGTGGAGGGTGTCGAGCGAGGCGCCTACGTCCTCGTCGAGGCCGACAAGGGCACGCCCGACGTGATCCTCATCGGCACCGGGTCCGAGGTGCAGCTCGCCGTGGAGGCCCGCACGATGCTGGCCGCCGACGGGATCGACGCCCGGGTGGTGTCGATGCCGTGCATGGAGTGGTTCGACGACCAGGACCAGGCCTACCGCGACACCGTCCTGCCGCCCACCGTCAAGGCCCGCGTCTCGGTCGAGGCCGGGGTCAAGCAGGGCTGGCGCGAGGTCGTCGGCGACCAGGGCCGGATCATCTCGATCGACCACTACGGCGCGTCGGCCGACTACGCCCGGATCTACTCCGAGTTCGGCATCACCGCGCAGGCCGTGGCCGACGCGGCGCGCGACACCGTCGCCGTCGTGCGGGCCTGA